A single region of the Candidatus Poribacteria bacterium genome encodes:
- a CDS encoding formylglycine-generating enzyme family protein, translating into MRILFKLSGLALICLFVVHIVSCGQREEDNEVDAIALVSTEPSNGSTINANGIITVTFDGVPSNVSVNVGVLKQLGATITISGPFTPGPLALTITWTDGVQTLTYTVATPTSATTDLSPEPEPEIIPEPEPIIPEGMVLIPEGEFQMGSNDGNADNDEQPVHKVHLDAFYIDANEVTNGEFKDFLLANPAWQKDRIDGKFRDANYLQDWNGNNFPLGERDHPVRYVSWYAAMAYAVWVDKRLPTEAEWEKAARGGLQRKQYPWGNGINLNRANYGKHLGETTPIGEYPSNDYGVHDIAGNVWEWCLDEYQADFYANSPDRNPTAGANNVEEIVNNFENIVDFRVLRGGGWNSEPEWLRASNRHGTSPAYAGIGALGFRCAKSVSP; encoded by the coding sequence ATGAGAATTTTATTTAAACTGTCCGGTCTTGCACTTATATGTTTATTCGTTGTTCATATAGTAAGTTGCGGACAGCGTGAAGAAGATAATGAGGTTGACGCAATCGCACTGGTGAGTACGGAACCATCAAATGGAAGTACTATCAATGCCAACGGAATTATTACTGTTACTTTCGATGGTGTTCCCAGCAACGTGTCAGTGAACGTAGGTGTCTTAAAACAATTAGGTGCAACGATTACGATCTCCGGTCCGTTCACACCGGGTCCACTCGCACTAACAATTACGTGGACGGATGGGGTTCAAACACTTACCTATACCGTCGCAACACCTACCTCTGCAACGACTGATTTGTCCCCCGAACCCGAACCGGAAATTATCCCGGAACCCGAACCTATTATTCCAGAGGGAATGGTCTTGATCCCAGAAGGCGAATTCCAGATGGGCAGCAACGACGGGAACGCTGATAACGACGAACAGCCGGTGCACAAAGTTCACCTCGACGCGTTTTACATAGACGCAAATGAGGTAACCAACGGAGAATTTAAGGATTTTCTCCTTGCGAACCCCGCGTGGCAAAAAGACCGCATCGATGGAAAATTTCGCGATGCCAATTACCTACAAGACTGGAATGGGAATAACTTTCCGCTTGGAGAACGGGACCATCCCGTTCGCTATGTAAGTTGGTACGCGGCGATGGCTTACGCAGTTTGGGTAGACAAGCGTTTACCGACAGAAGCAGAATGGGAGAAAGCGGCACGCGGTGGATTACAAAGAAAACAATACCCGTGGGGCAACGGCATTAATCTCAATAGAGCAAACTACGGTAAACATCTTGGCGAGACAACCCCTATCGGCGAATATCCTTCAAACGACTACGGTGTGCATGACATCGCAGGTAACGTGTGGGAGTGGTGCCTTGACGAATACCAAGCCGACTTCTATGCCAACTCTCCCGATCGGAATCCCACTGCAGGTGCGAATAACGTTGAAGAGATCGTCAACAATTTTGAAAACATTGTAGATTTCCGCGTCCTGCGTGGTGGCGGATGGAACAGTGAACCTGAGTGGTTGCGTGCCTCAAATCGCCACGGGACAAGTCCCGCTTATGCCGGTATCGGTGCCCTCGGGTTCCGTTGTGCGAAAAGTGTATCCCCCTAA
- a CDS encoding nucleotidyltransferase domain-containing protein has translation MQYGLSDQTLQKIRDVFVRYPQVEEAVLYGSRARGDYKNGSDIDLTLRGSTELTHTILSRIANDLDDQLLPYTIDLSIFKNIRNPEMIEQIKRVGVALYKK, from the coding sequence ATGCAATACGGTTTGTCCGATCAGACCCTTCAGAAAATTCGTGATGTCTTTGTCCGATATCCACAAGTAGAGGAAGCCGTGTTGTACGGGTCCCGCGCCAGAGGTGACTACAAAAACGGATCCGACATTGACCTGACGCTTCGCGGCAGCACTGAACTGACACATACAATCCTCTCTCGGATCGCAAACGATCTGGACGACCAGCTGCTGCCTTATACCATTGATCTGTCTATCTTTAAGAATATCCGTAACCCCGAAATGATTGAGCAAATTAAGCGTGTTGGCGTAGCACTGTATAAAAAATAA
- a CDS encoding pyridoxal-dependent decarboxylase, with protein sequence MNYRDILQNIRLAFPQPTSDPIHDSYFVHSIMRALDQVDALKTHLPMLGSIVSGDFEKARQTVLPDAMSSVEDVTAELIDYLRGMTIFGHPRTQQNVIPPTTIPSVIGVLLASLYNPNISWDEYSRLVALAEVEVVAMTTKMVGYDAEKAGGVFTFGGTGTTLYGVKLGLEKACPGTMQNGTPEEAVVLVSDAGHYCATNIVGWLGMGTNNLVTIPTTDDNEIDLAQLEQAAREALTSGKKIAAIIATLGTTDAFGLDDLESIVALRDTLVDEFQLDYRPHVHADAVIGWAWSVFNDYDLEGNPLEFRPRTVRALAGACRRIRHLSLADSVGIDFHKTGFTPYISSLVLVKNREDVNLVKRHPEQMPYLYHFGEHRPGMYTLETSRAGTGPLAALANLRLFGEQGLQAIIGHIVEMTQLLREHLEGHAGTTVLNRDNFGTVTLFRAYPEGVDTFSIKRQEFEDATYRESLRAHNEYNRKIFDYVHSEAMEGRGVVISTTECYRQTTYQEPIVALKSYILSPFVDEADVKTVVDKVLEAREKVGCNVSC encoded by the coding sequence GTGAACTACCGCGATATTTTACAAAACATTAGACTTGCCTTCCCTCAACCTACATCTGACCCGATACATGATTCCTACTTCGTGCATTCCATCATGCGTGCACTGGACCAAGTTGACGCGCTCAAAACACATCTGCCGATGCTCGGGAGTATCGTCTCTGGGGACTTTGAAAAAGCGCGGCAGACAGTGTTACCGGACGCTATGTCCTCGGTTGAGGATGTTACTGCTGAGCTCATTGATTATCTTCGGGGGATGACTATCTTCGGGCATCCTCGGACACAACAGAACGTTATCCCGCCGACGACAATTCCAAGTGTGATAGGCGTGCTGCTCGCTTCTCTCTACAATCCGAACATCAGTTGGGATGAGTATAGTCGCCTCGTGGCGTTGGCTGAAGTTGAAGTCGTCGCGATGACCACGAAGATGGTTGGATATGACGCGGAAAAGGCAGGTGGGGTGTTTACCTTTGGCGGCACTGGAACCACACTCTACGGGGTGAAACTCGGTTTAGAAAAGGCGTGCCCGGGGACGATGCAAAACGGGACCCCAGAAGAGGCAGTTGTGTTGGTATCAGATGCCGGACACTATTGTGCGACGAACATTGTCGGTTGGCTCGGCATGGGAACGAACAATCTGGTTACAATACCAACAACCGATGACAATGAAATCGACCTCGCCCAATTGGAACAGGCGGCTCGGGAAGCACTCACAAGTGGGAAAAAGATCGCTGCGATCATTGCGACATTGGGAACCACGGATGCCTTCGGATTGGACGATTTAGAGAGCATTGTGGCGTTACGCGATACACTCGTTGATGAGTTCCAACTCGACTACCGACCGCACGTTCACGCCGATGCGGTTATCGGATGGGCATGGTCGGTATTTAACGACTATGATCTTGAGGGGAACCCCTTAGAATTCCGCCCGCGTACCGTTCGGGCTTTGGCGGGCGCGTGCCGACGCATACGGCACCTATCCCTCGCGGATTCCGTCGGGATTGACTTTCATAAGACGGGCTTTACACCTTATATTTCCAGTCTCGTCCTCGTCAAAAATCGAGAGGACGTCAATTTAGTGAAGCGTCATCCGGAACAGATGCCGTACCTTTATCACTTCGGGGAACATCGCCCCGGCATGTATACCCTTGAAACCTCCAGGGCAGGAACGGGGCCCCTTGCAGCCCTTGCGAATCTCCGATTGTTCGGGGAACAAGGCTTGCAAGCCATCATCGGACACATCGTTGAAATGACACAACTCCTGCGGGAACACTTGGAAGGGCACGCGGGTACCACCGTGCTGAACCGAGACAACTTTGGAACCGTCACCCTTTTCCGTGCGTATCCGGAGGGAGTGGACACTTTCTCAATCAAACGACAGGAATTTGAGGATGCTACGTATCGCGAGAGTTTGCGAGCGCATAACGAATACAACCGCAAAATCTTTGACTACGTGCATTCAGAGGCGATGGAGGGTAGAGGCGTGGTCATTTCCACAACCGAATGCTATCGACAGACAACATACCAAGAACCGATCGTCGCGTTGAAATCATATATTCTATCTCCGTTTGTCGATGAAGCCGATGTGAAAACTGTTGTCGATAAGGTCTTGGAGGCGAGGGAGAAGGTTGGGTGTAATGTGAGTTGTTAG
- a CDS encoding PIN domain-containing protein, whose translation MKTPFYNWKIYLDTCCLSRPFNDQTQTRIRRETEAIQTLLKSCFTEQCFWITSDVLILEVNNTPNQIQRDYMRIQLNRAYQNISIGATENIRGQELEVLGFKWFDALHLACAESSQADVFLTTDDRLIRTSNRVRALLQVRVENPYTWLQEIRNAGDDEY comes from the coding sequence GTGAAAACACCTTTTTATAACTGGAAAATTTATCTTGATACGTGTTGTTTAAGTCGCCCGTTTAATGATCAGACGCAGACTCGGATCCGCCGAGAAACGGAAGCTATTCAGACGCTTCTCAAGTCCTGTTTCACAGAACAATGTTTCTGGATTACGAGCGATGTCTTGATCCTTGAGGTCAACAATACTCCAAACCAAATCCAACGCGATTACATGAGAATTCAGTTGAATCGCGCGTATCAAAACATTTCGATAGGTGCGACCGAAAATATAAGAGGCCAAGAACTTGAAGTCTTGGGATTTAAGTGGTTTGATGCCTTGCACCTTGCCTGTGCAGAAAGTAGCCAGGCTGATGTCTTCCTCACAACGGATGACAGGCTGATCAGGACAAGTAACCGCGTCAGGGCACTACTTCAAGTTCGTGTTGAAAACCCCTATACCTGGTTACAGGAGATTAGAAATGCTGGAGATGACGAATATTGA
- a CDS encoding thiazole synthase — MKEFKIADQIYASRLLIGTAGYPNFHIMTEAITASGAEIATVSMRRVKFTDSSGENLFALLRERGMTILPNTAGCFTAKDAILTANLAREALETSLIKVEVIGDEETLFPDVEQLLSAAETLVKDGFTVLPYCNDDPITCKKLEDIGCAAVMPLGAPIGSGMGIRNPYNIQIIRDLVQVPLIVDAGVGTASDAAIAMELGCDGVLLNTAVAKAHRPVLMAEAMKKAVEAGRAAFLAGRIPRKLYATASSPQAGMIE; from the coding sequence ATGAAAGAATTCAAAATCGCAGACCAAATTTATGCATCACGGCTGCTTATTGGGACAGCAGGGTATCCGAACTTCCATATAATGACGGAAGCCATTACCGCGAGCGGTGCCGAAATCGCGACGGTGTCGATGCGTCGTGTGAAATTCACAGATTCATCTGGAGAGAACCTGTTCGCACTCCTCCGTGAACGCGGTATGACGATCCTCCCTAATACCGCTGGCTGTTTCACAGCAAAGGACGCAATTCTAACAGCGAACCTCGCGCGAGAAGCACTTGAGACATCGCTCATCAAAGTTGAAGTTATCGGTGATGAAGAGACGCTGTTCCCGGATGTGGAGCAGCTCCTCAGTGCAGCAGAAACGCTTGTGAAAGACGGCTTCACGGTGCTTCCATATTGCAACGACGATCCGATTACATGCAAGAAATTAGAAGACATTGGGTGCGCCGCCGTAATGCCTTTGGGTGCACCCATCGGCTCAGGGATGGGGATTCGGAATCCGTATAATATTCAGATTATTCGCGATCTTGTACAGGTGCCGCTCATCGTGGATGCTGGTGTCGGCACTGCCTCAGACGCAGCAATTGCGATGGAGTTAGGGTGCGACGGCGTCCTGCTCAACACAGCAGTGGCGAAAGCACACCGCCCCGTCCTGATGGCGGAGGCGATGAAAAAAGCGGTCGAAGCAGGGAGAGCAGCGTTTTTAGCAGGGCGGATACCGCGGAAACTCTACGCGACCGCCTCAAGTCCACAAGCTGGAATGATAGAATAA
- the thiS gene encoding sulfur carrier protein ThiS: MKISVNGEDKEIRSNLNVHDLLIVLDLNPTQAGIAVAVDREVIPKTQWQKTELRENSEVEIIRAVQGG, from the coding sequence ATGAAAATAAGCGTTAATGGCGAAGACAAAGAGATCCGTTCAAATCTAAACGTTCACGATCTGCTCATCGTCTTGGACCTGAATCCGACCCAAGCCGGTATCGCTGTCGCAGTCGATCGGGAAGTTATCCCGAAAACGCAGTGGCAGAAGACGGAACTTCGCGAGAACAGTGAAGTCGAGATCATCCGCGCTGTGCAGGGAGGTTGA
- a CDS encoding nucleotidyltransferase substrate binding protein, translating into MKSQEVRWIQRANSFGRAFNRLKAAVRLAEQRELSDLEAQGLIQGFEYTHELAWKTLKDFLEAQGAMNLYGSRDTTRAAFRNGLIENGEVWMDMVDKRNLTSHTYDEETAAQVVAAICTTYFTEFERLLVRLQQLKEGRSS; encoded by the coding sequence ATGAAAAGCCAAGAGGTTCGTTGGATTCAACGCGCAAATAGTTTTGGAAGGGCTTTCAATCGATTAAAGGCGGCTGTCAGACTTGCGGAACAACGGGAACTCTCAGATTTAGAAGCACAAGGATTAATACAAGGTTTTGAATACACACACGAACTGGCTTGGAAAACTCTGAAGGACTTCCTTGAGGCGCAAGGGGCAATGAACTTGTACGGTTCACGCGACACAACCCGTGCCGCTTTTAGGAATGGGTTGATCGAAAATGGAGAAGTCTGGATGGACATGGTTGACAAACGTAATCTAACGTCGCATACCTATGATGAGGAAACCGCAGCCCAAGTTGTTGCTGCTATCTGCACTACCTATTTCACCGAATTTGAGAGATTACTCGTCCGGTTGCAGCAACTGAAAGAGGGACGGAGCTCTTGA
- the glnT gene encoding type III glutamate--ammonia ligase: MTIDQVERFVEENGIEFFLCSFVEMSGTPKGKVIPSTHLEDMAEEGAGFGGFAAGEIGQYPHDPEMASIPDFNSLTIVPWRKNLAWVAGDMFVEGKSWHYCPRTILRQQLEKTREMGYVFNVGIEAEFMLLKQDETGQYTPWDKLDTLDKPCYDLRALHRNLDMMTTLIKYMQELEWEPYANDHEDGTCQFETNWTYSDALTTADRHTFFKWMVKTIAEERGLLATFMPKPFTNLTGNGAHFHMSLWDTANQTNLFLDENDKNGLSQLAYWFTGGVLKHAKAVTAVTNPLVNSYKRLVRRPPRSGSSWAPVYVTYGANNRTQMIRIPAPGRIENRLSDGAANPYLAATVLLAAGLDGIENQMDPGVQNEDNLYEVPEDELQQRGIGALPTTLSEAVDALEEDEVIKNALGNEYADYYIQVKREEWRNYHWSISQWETDNYLEVY, translated from the coding sequence ATGACCATAGACCAAGTAGAACGTTTCGTCGAAGAAAACGGGATTGAATTTTTTCTCTGCTCTTTTGTAGAAATGAGCGGGACCCCGAAAGGAAAGGTTATCCCATCCACACATCTTGAGGACATGGCAGAAGAGGGCGCGGGTTTTGGCGGTTTTGCCGCAGGTGAGATAGGGCAATACCCACACGATCCGGAGATGGCGAGCATCCCCGATTTTAATTCATTGACAATCGTCCCATGGCGGAAAAACTTAGCGTGGGTAGCGGGGGATATGTTCGTTGAAGGTAAATCGTGGCACTACTGTCCGAGGACAATTCTACGACAGCAATTAGAAAAAACAAGGGAAATGGGTTACGTCTTCAATGTCGGTATTGAGGCGGAATTCATGCTTTTGAAGCAGGACGAGACAGGGCAATACACACCATGGGATAAACTCGATACTTTAGATAAACCGTGTTACGATCTAAGAGCGTTGCACCGTAATCTTGACATGATGACAACCCTCATTAAATATATGCAAGAATTGGAGTGGGAACCCTACGCAAACGACCACGAAGATGGGACGTGTCAGTTTGAGACGAACTGGACCTATTCGGACGCGCTCACAACAGCCGATCGGCATACCTTTTTCAAGTGGATGGTTAAAACGATCGCTGAGGAGCGAGGATTACTGGCAACATTCATGCCGAAGCCGTTCACCAACCTGACGGGTAACGGCGCACATTTTCACATGAGCCTCTGGGATACGGCAAATCAGACGAACCTATTCCTTGATGAGAACGATAAAAACGGCTTATCCCAACTTGCTTACTGGTTTACAGGTGGCGTTCTAAAACATGCGAAAGCGGTCACGGCGGTCACGAATCCGCTTGTGAATAGCTACAAACGTTTAGTGCGTAGACCACCGCGTTCCGGTTCATCATGGGCACCCGTTTACGTCACCTACGGTGCCAACAATCGGACGCAGATGATCCGAATCCCAGCACCGGGACGCATCGAAAATCGATTAAGTGATGGTGCAGCGAATCCTTATCTCGCAGCGACAGTACTGCTTGCAGCCGGATTAGACGGCATCGAAAATCAGATGGATCCCGGCGTGCAAAACGAGGACAACCTTTACGAGGTCCCGGAAGATGAATTGCAGCAACGGGGTATTGGTGCCTTGCCGACGACACTCAGCGAAGCCGTAGACGCGCTTGAAGAAGACGAAGTCATCAAAAACGCGCTTGGGAACGAGTACGCGGACTACTACATTCAGGTCAAACGCGAGGAATGGCGAAACTACCATTGGAGCATCAGCCAGTGGGAAACGGACAACTATTTGGAGGTTTATTGA